A window of Vanessa cardui chromosome 16, ilVanCard2.1, whole genome shotgun sequence genomic DNA:
gaaatttacaggctttactttgttactttacttttactttactttgaacTAAGAACATGAAACTCACGCTCGGTGCCGCTGCTGATGGCCTCCATCTGCTGGTGCGCGGGCGCGGGCTCGCTATCGGGCTCGGCGGCGGCGCCCGAGCCGCTGTCGCCCAGCTCGCCCTCCTCGCCCTCGTCGGCCACGCCGCCCGCCTCGGGACTTTGCGCCGGCGACTCCTGTGTTGCATGAAGGTAGAAatatatagtaagacacaaattagatgtagcatcggaaaatgcaatggaatgaaaataaaaccgattactaccgatttacacgaccaatagaaatagctccttatcgcgccattcgacgctattcgtcgctatagattctcgcgtcagagaaagcaagtgcatgtaaattgacgtgtaaaattgacgaatatattaggtcatatgatattacgagtCATTACGtctgtgcaaagatcatattcgcatgagaaataaatattgataatttacgATAGTGTACTCAAtccggatgtgatcggttttacgaattttgccgatgcgacatctaagttgtgtcgtactatacatatgcACAGGTTTACTACTATTGTACCGTTCGACGCTTTGTATTGCGCACGATGCGTTACACTGACATAAACTTAGCGGAATAATGCACTTGGTTTATGAAAAATACCTGGCGAACGATATTTTCTCCATCGTCTCCTTCAACTTCTTCCTCCTCTTCACCACCTTCTACATCCTGTTCTTCCTCCATATCTTCTTCGTCTTCCTCACCCTCCTAAAAATATTCCCTTTAcattttgatttcatatttacatatatcttttattaaattcatatgtaTGACATTATATTGTACCCTTTATTTTTAGAGAGAGCCAATGCTATAACTAATTTGTATTCAGATatttaaaccggaatacaaatatataatataagtcttACTACAACCTAGCCAAATAAGCTAAATGATTTAGATGAAGAATTAGTCAAAATATAGTTAAAAGCCCTAATTAATCTGTCTTGTCATTTGGATATGCTATTTGATTTACCCTATACATAGTGCCGGTGCATCGCTCGTCGTCCTCCTCAGAATCAACTACAATTACACCTTCATCGTCTTGATCACAGCGCGACGAAGTTGGCACCTGATATTCCACCTCTACCGAACGCTCGAAGCCCTGtcgaagttttatttaaataaatagttgttaATAACTGAagcagttattatatattaactagcAAACCCGTCCCGACTTcgtaagaaattatatttgtatcctGTAACTTTTTTGATAAATGAGATGTAAACATTCAACTGATTTAAAACATAGCAGAAATAATATGCAACATATTAAGCTAGCCTATGTCCGTCCTGTAACTTAACTTTAATGGCATTCGCATTCAATGAATTCACATGAAAGTtgcatatcaataaaattagtagattttaaattaacctgAAAAGCTATTCTTTATCAATACATGTAAAACTTATCACATGAAATGGcatgtatttattgttgtaCAGATTGATCATATACATATTgatgtaaaacaataaatactcgAAAACTGGAGTGACCTCATAATGTagttatatgatttatatttatgagaTTTACAACCGATACAAATTTATCAAGGGGTTTTTATGTCAATTTTGAGTCATGTTCTGTCCATTGCCCATTATTCGCAAATTGCGTCTAGCTAAACGGAGCAAAGGGACAAATGTTCAACTCACAACACACCTCTGTTACCATTTAACTTCAACaagaaatagtatttttttgaatacttataatactttatttgtaattaatttgccTGGTAAACGATAATAAGCACGActaaatttttgtatgtatgtatattgtgtgATTTTATGAGACAAAGGTAACTTTTATACATTGTGAGATTTTTGTATGTAACATGTTTGGAACACAACTTCTAATTTTGGAagttcaatcaaaatcaaatatatttttatttcactaaaacaattttaagctAAGTGAAGAGAGAGAagcttttttttcaataaatgtaaaataaacactgACCGCAGGAAAGGACTAAAAGAAATTTCTGTGAAGTTTTGATCCTGAATAAGAAAGATTAGCAACAGGTAATTGGGTACCTATCAACTCTCTATGGACACCTATGAATTAAGAGTACTGAGAATTTCAGTAACAGTAAACACTGTTTATTAACTCTGGAGGAATCTGTGTATCTGAGTATGGAACCTTGgatctgatatatatatatttcacacCTGTACCCTGGTTCGCTTCGCAGTCACGGGGCGCTGTTGCAGACGGCGTTTGGGGGGGCGCGCGTCGGGCGGCGCGTGCGACGTGCTGACTCCCGGCAGCGCGTGCGACGTGCTCACGCCGGGCGCCGCGTGCGAAGTGCTCACGCCGGGCGTCGTGTGCGTGGTGGTCACGCCTGGCGTCGTTTGGGACGTGCTCACGCCCGGCGCTGCGTGCGACGTACTGACTAAGGGCGCAGCGTGCGACGTGCTCACACCCGAAGTTTGACCGCTTGCCGTCGATGCGGAGGTCGGGCTAGCACTCACTgctccttttttaaaaatacgacAAAAATCGTTTAGCGTTATTATGAAACAGATTACTTTATTTTCTAAGTATGAAATTCAGGCgataaattatactatttattttaatacgaacGATCGACAACTTAGAAACCTCTTCAGACTAATGAAGAAATAAATACGCACCAGTGAGTTGCTGTGTAAGTGCTGGTTGTGGCGCAGCACTGGTGACACCGGGAGCTGCAGAGCTGGCGGATGGAGTTACTACGGAGGCTGAGCTGGCACCAGTCGGTTGCTCTATACGGGGCATCACTAGAGCCACCGCCTATTTATCATTTTTTGGATAttagtcaaattaaattaaattaaaaacatattaattacaaaacaacattttaaatttatacatttcaataataataataataataataatctttgtttgctatttaaaatatgttgatgtgtatcatttgtaataataataattatttttaagaacctGTTGTGGTGCTTGGGAATGTGAAGAAGACTGTGCTGTATTATCACTAGACCCCGAACTGCCCATTCCGACTTCACTTGTATCCATATCCTgtcaaagatataaaattatatttcattttttacgaGTTGCATTTTTATACGTTAATTGGGGAATATAACTTTTTGGACCATATTTTACagcaaaacaaatacaaaaagacATCTTAGATAACATTTGATGGTCTTAAAGGACTGTGTGCCAAAATACGGTAACCTCATACTCGAAAAAACTATGgtacataaaaacaattatgaagtatatttaaacataaaaatagcattttttgttacatatgttattattaaaaaaaatatctatattaaacaaaaactatatttaacacTTATAACTTACAAAATAAGGCCCTAAACGGTCTATAAATtcattcttaataaataaaatgtacctgGGTAGACTCTGGCGGCGCGGCAGATGCAGTAGAAGCGGTAGACGCTATCGCAGATCTTGGAAGGGGTCGAGACGACGAAGCAGGCATATACTCAGTGCTATGTGCATCGTGTGGTGCTGTAGGGCCTACTTGTGCCATAGGTCGGATTGAAGCTAACGGAGTCTCTCCGCCACGACGACTTGCCGAAACACTTTGCTGCGCTACACCTTAGAGTATCATTAGTTTTAATTAGatactttagtttttttaatacaacaacaacaaacaacaacagcctgtaaattcccactgctgggctaaaggcctcctctccctttgaggagaaggtttggaacatattccaccacgctgttccaatgcgggttggtggaatacacatgtggcagaatttctatgaaatttgtcacatgcaggtttcgtcacgatgttttccttcaccgcttagcacgagacgaattataaagacaaattaagcacatgaaacagcggtgcttgcctgggtttgaacccgcaatcatcggttaagatgcacgcgttccaaccactgggccctctcgactcgtgaatatttatttattatttagatattaaaagtataatacaaACTTACCGGCCATTGGTTTAATATTTGCCGTTGGGGGATCTGTAGTAGTTTTCTCAGTAGTGGCTTGTTGCTTGGATGCTGATGCTTGATTGGCTAATTGTCTTTGAAGTATGTTAACTTTCTGCATAAGAGATTCAACTTCTCTATTTCTTTCTGCTTGGGCTTCTCCACGTTCCTTCTCTAAACGTGTTAGACGTCCCTCATATTGTGATTTTATAAGTTCTAATCTAGCATCTTGCTCGTCGCGAGTACTCTGTTCAATAGTCCCAATTTTGTTACGTGATTCATCTAATTCACGGCTAAGCGTATTCTTTAATTCCGTTAATTGAACTATTTTACTCTTAGCTTGCTTTAAAACTTGCTTTGCCTTTTCTTCTTTATCCATATTAGCAGTTTTAAGAGTTTCAAGTTCTTGTTTTAGTTTTTCATTATTTGCTTTTTCTGATGCTAATTGAGCTTGAAGTTCGTTGAGTTgatcttcaatttttttatttccttcaaCTAATAATGCACTAGCTGCAGCAGCTTCACCTTCATTCTTTTTCTTCTCTTCTTCAACTGTTTTTACTAGTTCCTCATATTGAGCCTTATACTTTTTAGCTATCTTTCGGATCTGCATCTCTTTGTTCTTTATATCATTAAGAGAAACTTCCTTACTAGAAAGATCTTCggttaatttagtatttatatcaGTAGCAGAACTGTATTCCGATTTAACTTTTGTTAATTCTTCTGTCAACCGTGACATATCATCTTTAAGTACTTGTAGTTCCTCTTGTAACTTTTTGTTTTCTTCCATCAAGGTATTCTGTTGTCGAGAAAGAAGACTATATTGTTCTTCCAGCTtagatttttctattttaagagTACCCAGTTCTTCGTTAACTTTTCTaagattttctttttcatttgttaACATTTTGGCAAGAGTTTCCCTCTCATTTTGTAGTCGTTTCCAATCTTCAGGGCTAGTTTTATTAGCTCGTTCAACTAATGCATTGACTCTTGTTCTCCATCTTGCACAATCAGCCTTTAATGAGGTATTTTCAGATTGTAATGTCTCATTTTTCGATGTTAAGTCTGACATTACGTCTTGTAATGGAGATAATTGATCTTCCAAAGATTTAATATTGGTTGTTAATTCTTCAACACGTTGAGTTAAAGTGTCACGTTCTTCACGCAAAATCTTATTACTGTCTAGCAACGCATTTAATGTCtcaatttttcttaaaatatcagATTGTTTATTAACTGTTACCATACTCACTTCAGACTTTTCTCTTTCGGAAGCTAAAGTTAATTTGCATTCATCCAATTGTTTTTCAGTAATTTCCAACTGGGACCTCAATCTCATAGTTTCAGCTTGTAGAATGTCAAATTTGGCTATAGTGATATCTTTTTCCTTCCGTAGGAATTTAACTATTTGGAACAATTGTTCGGAAGACTTACCGTCTTCCTCGTTGACAGATACATTCATATTTGAATCATTAGCAGATTCATTCATGCTTTCAGAACGAGATCTAGAAGCATGAGACACGGATAATTGTGTGCCTAGAGCCTGAATTTGGTCATGTAATAAAGAGTTTTGactatttaaatctttaaaacgctGAACCAGCTGCTCGTTTTCGGTGGTAAGAATTTTTTCTCTTTCTATCCATGATAATCGTTCTGTTTCCATTTTTTCAATAGTACTATTTTTCATTGCTACAATTTCGTTTAATTGATTTTGTGCTTTGGATAACTCATCCTTTACTTGTGATAATGTTTGAATATCCGTAGAATGTAAAATCATTTCGTGGGTATACTTTTCCTCTGCTTTCTGAACAGCTGCAGATAAATTAGTAATTTCAGATCGTGCAACGTCAAGTTCAGTTTTGCAAGTGTCAAAACTATTTAATGCATTCTTTAATTCTTCTTGAGCAGctattaattcatttttcagTGAAGTATTTGCATTGGTATATTCTCCATTCGCATGCAATAATAGCTCTGCTTCTAATTCTGAACACTTATCTTCAagttgttgaatttttttactattttcagTTAGTTTCAATTCTGTTTCAGCTTTGTATTTTTCATATTCCTCATTAAGAATTCTTAATTCCTTCTCAGCACTTTCAGAAATGTCACAATATTGCTTGATATGTTCTTTAGCAGAATTCAATTGTTCAATAAgtgattttatttctatatcttTGTTGACCAATTTGTGCTCTAATTCTTTCACTTTTTTAACAACATCAAGCGATCCATCCGTGTTAGGGTCTAGAGCTACTTTGAGTCTCTTTGTCAATTCTTCGTTGCTCTTACTTTTTTCAGCACAATCTTCCCTCAATTGTTGAATTTCGTTCCTCATGGCATCTGCAGCGTCTTTTTCTTCTTGCATGCGTGCTTTAGCAGTTTCAGTTTGTAGTTCTAGATGAGATGCTAGCTCTCTAAATCTATCCTGTTCTTCTTGTAACCTTCTTCTTAGTGCTGCACATTCGCGAGTGGCTTCATCTAATCTTGTTTCTATTCTAGCACGATTTTCTGCTTCAACGCGTTCTAAGCTTGCTTTTATCAattctaaattttttaaaagtaaggATTGTCCCTGTCTCTCTCGGTTAAATATCTCTTTTTCTGTTTGTAATCTCAACTCAGcgtcttttaataatttattttctagctTTAAGTTCTCAAGCTGAATTTCTGCATTTGCTAGTTTTCCTTGTGAGTTTAATACTTCATCTCTCAAATGTTGCAAAGAAACTTCATGTTTGGCAATTGTAGCATTGTAGGCTTTATTTTTCTCCTCTAGTGAggaaatttgttttttgtaagttgttacatttgtttgtaatatttttaatctctcATTATTATATTCTGATGTTGAAGCGC
This region includes:
- the LOC124536081 gene encoding nucleoprotein TPR isoform X1, whose protein sequence is MEAVSVEAGGTNHLNNVLSENEIADIPNTIADKINAYIDQKFEEYLTSKALCETSKSQIDEKIAVAGTTIREYKTQYEEAAKKLLAAEETIEQLEKQVGSLNNELKQAQDKISRLENEVISFKRSRDSAVDERNDLTRILQRRDAEIERLTATETSLSQQLRAAIDSKCEALALNDEIQNKELTLQYREKRLEQERVLLNSQITALSEEVNRLTSELQTMRLNNTSRLVSLETQLTEKLEELNVANETIEQLNEIRKNLNNRAENLTQRLMEQREIENKMSENYKKELDAKTKLADLFKTMNDDAEAKTTELTEGIAELQKLLNEATEKYGELETKYKQSEMDHEEILEKKNEIIASLKHELENANDLLKAASAQKLETALSDIAPSAAIASKLLKSGMSLTQVYSQLVKVTEDLNEEKEQNRRLDATINKIVQELEDKVPMLHKQKADYEVAVEANTALSQQMENLVFENNRLREDYEESSKIANHFTRENNRLKGELADLGRQVCFLLKEIEHNRGELLNGDHDLSHNTSNPGNSSDLNCSRVISKTLVTFSDIQELQSNNQKLLRMIRELTDKQEELERHKEEFESGEMENKIETLKQRVTELTEAQERQTKMVNGLIRQRDMFKKLYHDHMKGKRLETSSLYDTSDIEKGETYPMDTTPDNSQKPANADISSYEAKYRETEKQLELLKEEHKTYKEEKLTTEKMLFEQIDNMRQEIAKLTAANSKCASTSEYNNERLKILQTNVTTYKKQISSLEEKNKAYNATIAKHEVSLQHLRDEVLNSQGKLANAEIQLENLKLENKLLKDAELRLQTEKEIFNRERQGQSLLLKNLELIKASLERVEAENRARIETRLDEATRECAALRRRLQEEQDRFRELASHLELQTETAKARMQEEKDAADAMRNEIQQLREDCAEKSKSNEELTKRLKVALDPNTDGSLDVVKKVKELEHKLVNKDIEIKSLIEQLNSAKEHIKQYCDISESAEKELRILNEEYEKYKAETELKLTENSKKIQQLEDKCSELEAELLLHANGEYTNANTSLKNELIAAQEELKNALNSFDTCKTELDVARSEITNLSAAVQKAEEKYTHEMILHSTDIQTLSQVKDELSKAQNQLNEIVAMKNSTIEKMETERLSWIEREKILTTENEQLVQRFKDLNSQNSLLHDQIQALGTQLSVSHASRSRSESMNESANDSNMNVSVNEEDGKSSEQLFQIVKFLRKEKDITIAKFDILQAETMRLRSQLEITEKQLDECKLTLASEREKSEVSMVTVNKQSDILRKIETLNALLDSNKILREERDTLTQRVEELTTNIKSLEDQLSPLQDVMSDLTSKNETLQSENTSLKADCARWRTRVNALVERANKTSPEDWKRLQNERETLAKMLTNEKENLRKVNEELGTLKIEKSKLEEQYSLLSRQQNTLMEENKKLQEELQVLKDDMSRLTEELTKVKSEYSSATDINTKLTEDLSSKEVSLNDIKNKEMQIRKIAKKYKAQYEELVKTVEEEKKKNEGEAAAASALLVEGNKKIEDQLNELQAQLASEKANNEKLKQELETLKTANMDKEEKAKQVLKQAKSKIVQLTELKNTLSRELDESRNKIGTIEQSTRDEQDARLELIKSQYEGRLTRLEKERGEAQAERNREVESLMQKVNILQRQLANQASASKQQATTEKTTTDPPTANIKPMAGVAQQSVSASRRGGETPLASIRPMAQVGPTAPHDAHSTEYMPASSSRPLPRSAIASTASTASAAPPESTQDMDTSEVGMGSSGSSDNTAQSSSHSQAPQQAVALVMPRIEQPTGASSASVVTPSASSAAPGVTSAAPQPALTQQLTGAVSASPTSASTASGQTSGVSTSHAAPLVSTSHAAPGVSTSQTTPGVTTTHTTPGVSTSHAAPGVSTSHALPGVSTSHAPPDARPPKRRLQQRPVTAKRTRVQGFERSVEVEYQVPTSSRCDQDDEGVIVVDSEEDDERCTGTMYREGEEDEEDMEEEQDVEGGEEEEEVEGDDGENIVRQESPAQSPEAGGVADEGEEGELGDSGSGAAAEPDSEPAPAHQQMEAISSGTEPSGALSLGGNGADDGDDSIVPSTPTLYVPRRNDGFGEAVVSPVGGAGAEGAGAAGARFTFAEAGGAASHHDTHADLAAALPPPHAHARGEGSETREWEESRGEEEAAAVSSQGSEPSSPHQVAEEGREAEASAAPRRAAPAPAPAPVAPHTPHSPHQRWMRAADSESGTRGRGMRSRGRPPRRSHNYSRF
- the LOC124536081 gene encoding nucleoprotein TPR isoform X2, with product MEAVSVEAGGTNHLNNVLSENEIADIPNTIADKINAYIDQKFEEYLTSKALCETSKSQIDEKIAVAGTTIREYKTQYEEAAKKLLAAEETIEQLEKQVGSLNNELKQAQDKISRLENEVISFKRSRDSAVDERNDLTRILQRRDAEIERLTATETSLSQQLRAAIDSKCEALALNDEIQNKELTLQYREKRLEQERVLLNSQITALSEEVNRLTSELQTMRLNNTSRLVSLETQLTEKLEELNVANETIEQLNEIRKNLNNRAENLTQRLMEQREIENKMSENYKKELDAKTKLADLFKTMNDDAEAKTTELTEGIAELQKLLNEATEKYGELETKYKQSEMDHEEILEKKNEIIASLKHELENANDLLKAASAQKLETALSDIAPSAAIASKLLKSGMSLTQVYSQLVKVTEDLNEEKEQNRRLDATINKIVQELEDKVPMLHKQKADYEVAVEANTALSQQMENLVFENNRLREDYEESSKIANHFTRENNRLKGELADLGRQVCFLLKEIEHNRGELLNGDHDLSHNTSNPGNSSDLNCSRVISKTLVTFSDIQELQSNNQKLLRMIRELTDKQEELERHKEEFESGEMENKIETLKQRVTELTEAQERQTKMVNGLIRQRDMFKKLYHDHMKGKRLETSSLYDTSDIEKGETYPMDTTPDNSQKPANADISSYEAKYRETEKQLELLKEEHKTYKEEKLTTEKMLFEQIDNMRQEIAKLTAANSKCASTSEYNNERLKILQTNVTTYKKQISSLEEKNKAYNATIAKHEVSLQHLRDEVLNSQGKLANAEIQLENLKLENKLLKDAELRLQTEKEIFNRERQGQSLLLKNLELIKASLERVEAENRARIETRLDEATRECAALRRRLQEEQDRFRELASHLELQTETAKARMQEEKDAADAMRNEIQQLREDCAEKSKSNEELTKRLKVALDPNTDGSLDVVKKVKELEHKLVNKDIEIKSLIEQLNSAKEHIKQYCDISESAEKELRILNEEYEKYKAETELKLTENSKKIQQLEDKCSELEAELLLHANGEYTNANTSLKNELIAAQEELKNALNSFDTCKTELDVARSEITNLSAAVQKAEEKYTHEMILHSTDIQTLSQVKDELSKAQNQLNEIVAMKNSTIEKMETERLSWIEREKILTTENEQLVQRFKDLNSQNSLLHDQIQALGTQLSVSHASRSRSESMNESANDSNMNVSVNEEDGKSSEQLFQIVKFLRKEKDITIAKFDILQAETMRLRSQLEITEKQLDECKLTLASEREKSEVSMVTVNKQSDILRKIETLNALLDSNKILREERDTLTQRVEELTTNIKSLEDQLSPLQDVMSDLTSKNETLQSENTSLKADCARWRTRVNALVERANKTSPEDWKRLQNERETLAKMLTNEKENLRKVNEELGTLKIEKSKLEEQYSLLSRQQNTLMEENKKLQEELQVLKDDMSRLTEELTKVKSEYSSATDINTKLTEDLSSKEVSLNDIKNKEMQIRKIAKKYKAQYEELVKTVEEEKKKNEGEAAAASALLVEGNKKIEDQLNELQAQLASEKANNEKLKQELETLKTANMDKEEKAKQVLKQAKSKIVQLTELKNTLSRELDESRNKIGTIEQSTRDEQDARLELIKSQYEGRLTRLEKERGEAQAERNREVESLMQKVNILQRQLANQASASKQQATTEKTTTDPPTANIKPMAGVAQQSVSASRRGGETPLASIRPMAQVGPTAPHDAHSTEYMPASSSRPLPRSAIASTASTASAAPPESTQDMDTSEVGMGSSGSSDNTAQSSSHSQAPQQAVALVMPRIEQPTGASSASVVTPSASSAAPGVTSAAPQPALTQQLTGAVSASPTSASTASGQTSGVSTSHAAPLVSTSHAAPGVSTSQTTPGVTTTHTTPGVSTSHAAPGVSTSHALPGVSTSHAPPDARPPKRRLQQRPVTAKRTRGFERSVEVEYQVPTSSRCDQDDEGVIVVDSEEDDERCTGTMYREGEEDEEDMEEEQDVEGGEEEEEVEGDDGENIVRQESPAQSPEAGGVADEGEEGELGDSGSGAAAEPDSEPAPAHQQMEAISSGTEPSGALSLGGNGADDGDDSIVPSTPTLYVPRRNDGFGEAVVSPVGGAGAEGAGAAGARFTFAEAGGAASHHDTHADLAAALPPPHAHARGEGSETREWEESRGEEEAAAVSSQGSEPSSPHQVAEEGREAEASAAPRRAAPAPAPAPVAPHTPHSPHQRWMRAADSESGTRGRGMRSRGRPPRRSHNYSRF